A genomic region of Capnocytophaga canimorsus contains the following coding sequences:
- a CDS encoding Eco57I restriction-modification methylase domain-containing protein codes for MNYNPDVLTCLANLSNDEVFTPPDIANQMLDTLPQELFSNPDAKFLDPFSKSGVFLREIAKRLLKGLEPQIPDLQERIDHIMHRQLYGIGITELTVYLSRRSLYCSTRANGKHSVTHFENENGNIYFKELPHSWDKNGKCTYCGATQKEFGEDQREGLSQHAYNFIHNDNPYQDMQFDVIIGNPPYQMSDGGGGMGSSAKPIYHLFIQQAIKLNPHYLCMIVPSRWFAGGKGLDDFRDEMLKDKRIKEIYDYPMASEVFPGVEIKGGINYFLWQSDYNGDCLIKTYEEGKVVSEMQRPLKEEGNEVFIRYNEAIPILRKVQSFKEESFSTVVSSRRPFGLESTIKGNVKPYKDEDNVLLYQTKGTAYYKRNDIPQNTQWIDAHKVYVGKAYGAGEGFPHQILNTPLYGEPNSACTETYLVIGPFRDKKRCENVMSYIKTQFFRFMVLLKKPTQNTSKGTYQFVPMQDFSKPWTDDELYAKYGLTEEEIAYIEKMVRPME; via the coding sequence ATGAATTACAACCCTGATGTACTCACTTGCCTTGCCAACCTGAGCAACGATGAGGTTTTTACCCCACCAGACATTGCCAACCAAATGCTGGACACCCTACCGCAGGAACTCTTTAGCAACCCCGACGCCAAATTTCTGGACCCTTTTTCTAAAAGTGGCGTTTTCTTACGCGAAATTGCTAAACGACTTTTAAAAGGACTGGAACCCCAAATCCCCGACCTGCAAGAGCGGATAGACCACATTATGCACCGCCAGCTCTATGGCATAGGTATTACCGAGCTTACCGTCTATCTCTCACGCCGAAGCCTGTACTGCTCTACCCGTGCCAATGGCAAACACTCTGTTACCCATTTTGAAAACGAAAACGGTAATATTTACTTTAAAGAACTGCCCCATAGCTGGGACAAAAACGGGAAATGCACCTACTGCGGAGCCACCCAAAAAGAATTTGGTGAAGACCAAAGAGAAGGACTCTCCCAGCACGCTTATAATTTTATCCATAACGATAACCCTTACCAAGATATGCAATTTGATGTCATTATAGGAAACCCTCCTTATCAAATGAGTGATGGAGGTGGAGGAATGGGTAGCTCAGCAAAGCCTATTTACCATTTATTTATCCAACAAGCTATAAAGCTTAATCCTCATTATCTTTGTATGATTGTGCCGAGCCGTTGGTTTGCTGGTGGGAAAGGCTTAGATGATTTTAGAGATGAAATGCTCAAAGACAAAAGAATAAAAGAAATCTACGATTATCCAATGGCTTCCGAAGTATTCCCAGGGGTAGAAATTAAAGGGGGTATAAATTATTTCCTTTGGCAAAGTGATTATAATGGAGATTGTTTGATAAAAACTTACGAAGAGGGTAAAGTGGTTTCTGAAATGCAAAGACCACTAAAAGAGGAAGGGAATGAAGTCTTTATCCGTTATAATGAAGCTATCCCTATTTTGAGAAAAGTACAAAGTTTTAAAGAAGAATCTTTTTCTACGGTGGTGAGTTCAAGAAGACCTTTTGGATTAGAATCCACGATAAAAGGTAATGTCAAGCCTTATAAAGATGAAGATAATGTTTTGTTATACCAAACCAAAGGAACGGCTTATTACAAAAGAAACGATATTCCACAAAACACTCAATGGATAGATGCTCATAAGGTATATGTAGGTAAAGCCTATGGTGCGGGGGAAGGTTTTCCTCACCAGATTTTAAACACGCCTCTTTATGGAGAACCTAATTCGGCTTGTACAGAAACTTATTTGGTCATCGGTCCTTTTAGAGATAAAAAACGATGCGAGAATGTAATGAGCTATATCAAGACTCAATTTTTTCGGTTTATGGTATTGTTGAAGAAACCTACTCAAAACACATCAAAAGGCACTTACCAATTCGTGCCAATGCAGGATTTTTCCAAGCCTTGGACGGACGATGAGCTTTATGCTAAGTATGGTCTTACGGAGGAAGAAATCGCCTATATAGAAAAAATGGTAAGACCCATGGAGTAG
- a CDS encoding Uma2 family endonuclease: MEITDINQLDLNKTYSYADYLLWRFKERVELFKGKIMEMSPAPSTKHQIISGNIHFELKLHFKEQTCKLFSAPFDVRIPKQSLEDKDIFSVVQPDLCIICDLSKLDERGCIGAPDLVVEILSPSNSKKEMKEKFQLYEESGVKEYWIIDPNQESVLVNVLENGKYHTQNPIVDDDVNSIIFPNLKIHTDEIFKM; encoded by the coding sequence ATGGAAATCACAGATATTAACCAATTAGACTTAAATAAAACCTATTCTTACGCTGATTATCTTCTTTGGAGATTTAAGGAGAGAGTGGAGCTATTCAAGGGTAAAATAATGGAAATGTCCCCAGCACCAAGCACTAAACATCAAATCATTTCAGGGAATATACATTTTGAGCTGAAACTACATTTTAAAGAGCAAACCTGTAAATTATTTTCTGCTCCTTTTGATGTCAGAATACCCAAACAGAGTCTTGAAGATAAAGATATTTTCAGCGTGGTTCAGCCAGACCTTTGTATCATTTGTGACCTTAGCAAGTTAGATGAAAGAGGCTGTATAGGAGCCCCTGATTTGGTGGTGGAGATTCTCTCACCCAGCAATTCAAAAAAAGAAATGAAAGAGAAGTTCCAGCTTTATGAAGAGTCTGGTGTTAAGGAATATTGGATCATAGACCCCAACCAAGAGAGCGTACTGGTCAATGTATTAGAAAACGGAAAATATCATACACAAAACCCTATTGTAGATGATGATGTAAATTCTATAATATTTCCAAACTTAAAGATACACACAGATGAAATCTTTAAGATGTAA